Proteins encoded within one genomic window of Chroicocephalus ridibundus chromosome 7, bChrRid1.1, whole genome shotgun sequence:
- the ARL5A gene encoding ADP-ribosylation factor-like protein 5A isoform X2, with amino-acid sequence MNEVVHTSPTIGSNVEEIVVNNTRFLMWDIGGQESLRSSWNTYYTNTEFVIVVVDSTDRERISVTKEELYKMLAHEDLKKAGLLIFANKQDVKECMTVAEISQFLKLTSIKDHQWHIQACCALTGEGLCQGLEWMMSRLKIR; translated from the exons atgaACGAAGTGGTGCATACCTCGCCCACCATAGGGAGTAACGTGGAAGAGATAGTGGTCAACAACACACGCTTTCTGATGTGGGATATCGGAGGGCAGGAGTCTCTTCGGTCTTCGTGGAACACCTACTACACAAACACTGAG tttGTGATAGTTGTTGTGGACAGCACAGACAGAGAGAGGATTTCTGTGACTAAAGAAGAACTGTATAAAATGTTAGCACACGAG GACTTAAAAAAAGCAGGCTTGCTGATCTTTGCTAACAAGCAGGATGTTAAGGAGTGTATGACAGTCGCTGAAATATCTCAGTTCCTGAAGCTGACTTCGATTAAGGATCACCAGTGGCACATTCAGGCATGCTGTGCTCTAACTGGAGAGGG ACTGTGCCAAGGACTCGAATGGATGATGTCAAGACTTAAGATCAGATGA